The Coccidioides posadasii str. Silveira chromosome 2, complete sequence genomic interval TATTAACAAACTATTTAATTGTAGCCACCATAATATATAAGGATTTTCTGTTTAGTATGGAGTCCATAGAATGACACACTTTGACATTGTAATTCAGGAGGAGAAATCAGTGGGCGAAGTAGCAGGAAACCAGCGgaggagaaaaggaagatCGTTGAAGAGAATGCGCTAGTCTGCTAGCCTCCATCCTGCCATTGGCTAGTTAATTGACTGCTTAACGACAGAGAAACTTCCTCGTGAGCTGGTACACTCGCTAAGCTTACATTAACTAATTAACCGGTAAACATGCCGACGTTCTCATCACTTCAGAACTCCAGGGTCCTTGATTCCCACCATTGATCTATCCTCCACAGAATCATGTCAGTGAAATCATCCCAGTGGAATATGCGCATACTCCCAGAACCTACAGCAGGTCAGAACATACCGGCAAGCATCTTATCAGAATACAGAGCAGAGGGCGATGTAACTGCAtgtgtacagagtacttgacggttactccgtagtttGCTGAGTTACACATTCCTTGCGCCATCGACGATCTCTTACTTCGCTGGAAAGGAGGTCTTACAAGGATCTACACCATTATATACAGGGACCATACTCCCACTCCTAGCTCAATTTCTGTGCCTATGTTGTGAAACAGCGTCGACTGGACCGCGGAATACGTACTCACCCTGAGTATGATTCGATCTGCGCCGAAAAATGCGTTAATGCACAGGGGATAGGGCATCGGGAAGTTGATCGGATATGTCCCCGAATCTTTCTGGGAGAAGAACGGCTAACGGCAACCCATGTTTACTGAATTGGTCAGAGATTTGTGATTCCCAAATCGCGCAGCTCACCACTGTATGAATGACAACAGTCTCGCATATCCCCCATGTTGGCTTCCTGTGCATGGGGCAAAAGGGTGACATGAGACAAACCCTTCCAGCTGTATCGGAGATGCATGTTGTTGATGACACCCCACTCCGGCAGGGAGCCGTGTTGGGTTGTTTGAGCTGCCGCCTCCCTGCATGGGATGTCCACATCGAGAATGAATACATGTGTTCTACCATCCCAGTGAGCCGAACAGCCATAAGCTCGTGCAAGGTGCATAAAAGCCGATTGGCTCGGTCTTGCAACGGCATTCCCCCCTTGGACGCCTGAATGGGGTGTGGAATGTGGGATAATAGATGATTAACATACTGGTATATTCGAAGCTTCCAACGGGCCTGCACTTACAGGCCCTCGTCCCCTTTTCAACTCTTATTTTCatcctccctttttttcctttcaaTTCATGTTTGTGTGTCTACTTTGGTATTGTTTATCGCTCTACTCATCAGTTTTGATGTAACAAATGGCGATATACAATTGGTTTGGCCGCTGGCGTTGCTGGGTTTTCATTCTTTCCCCCATTCCCTTTATTATTCTGCTTCATCAGCTATTGACCTACCATGATCTACTTCAGCGTCCCTTCATCAAAAATGCACCCAAAATCATCCAAAGCGGCTGCGATGCTGTTCCAGGAATGGAAGATATATTGGTCATCATGAAAACCGGCGTTACAGAAGCTCTGGAGAAAGTTCCCATGCATTTGGAGACCACACTTAGTTGCGTGCCACACTTCGCTATATTTTCTGACTTTGAGGAGGATATTTCAGGAGTGCAGACCTACGATGTCCTGCGTACTGTCAGTAAAGATGTCAAACGCTTCAATCCAGACTTCGAACTCTACAACAGAATCAAAAAGTTAGGGAGGGACGGATTAAGGCCAAGCGACTTGATGATGGATGATGTGAGCGGGCCGTCCGGAAAACCGAACAATCCCGGGTGGAAGCTCGATAAGTGGAAATTCATCCCTATGATTGACGAGGCGCTAGAAGTTCGGCCGGATGCGAAATGGTTTGTTTTCATGGAAGCGGATACATATATAGTTTGGCAGAATCTCCTTGCTTGGCTTGAAAGGTTCGATCCTTCAAAACCGTATTATCTGGGCACAGAGATGCTGTTAGGAAACATATTATTTGGCTATGGCGGGTCTGGATTCGTCATTTCTAATTCAGCAATGGAGAAATTTTCGCAGTATAGGGCTTCTAGAGCTACACAGCTGGAAGATTACACCGCACATCAGTGGGCAGGAGATGGAATTTTGGGGAAAGCCATGGCAGATGCCGGTATCCCTCTTACCAAGTCATGGCCAATGCTGCAAACAGCAAGAGTATGGGATCTCAATCATTTTGCAGAGCCGTGGTGTTATCCCGTGGTCTCTTATCATCATATGACTCCAAGCGACGTGGAAATAATGTGGAGATTCAGCCAACAGTGGTTCAAAAACGTGAGTCTCGATGTCTTAAAATATGCATATACAATGCTGAGTCGTGGTTAGAACACCAGCTCGATTCTTCTCCACCAAGATGTGTTTACGCGCCTCATACAGCCCGGTCTGTCGTCCCCGCGGGATAATTGGGACAACTTCTCAGAAGAGGAACACAATGTACCGTCAGAGGATCAGTGCAAGGCGCTTTGCGTGGACAATTCGGCATGCCTGCAATACTCTCACAGGTCCGGTAAATGCTTCACTTCCAGAACGGCAAAGCGGGGGGTCTCGACCTCCTCTTGCAAATCTGGCTGGATACCGGACAGGATCAGACAGCACGCCGAGAAGATGGGGTCATGCGAGAAACTTGAATGGATTCGTTgacaaaatcaaaaaagtCCGTGTATTTTTATTGCTCGGGATATACTGAATAAAGAGAAGCTTTGTCATGACGAAACTCAGTCCAGGCAGCAGTCGTACATATGTGGATGAGTGGGGTCAATACGAGCCACAAGTCGGAGAGGTATATAAATCGATACATTTCACCAGGAAATATCGATATTTCCTGGACAACCAAATACTTCAAAAACAACAAGACGATAACTCGCGTCAGAAACGAAATTTTGTCCAACAGCGCTGAAGACCACAGTAACACTTCAAGCCATAGCACAGCATAGCAAGGAACTCCGCAACGCATTTTGCCATAACCTACCATAATGGCTTATGCCCCGTCCGAGCCGTTTATCCTTACAGGAGGATGCTTCTGCAAAGCCATTCGCTACACCATCAACGTTCCGCAACGGGAGGATCGTCCTATCCTCCCAGGAGCGGTGGACACGCGCCTGCCACCGCTCCCGGGGCAACACAAGCACGACGATGACAGACGAAGCCAGCCCCGCGTTCCCACCACATTCCCATTAATTGGCTTCGATCATTGCTCAGACTGTCGCCATGCTGCGGGAACCGTCGTGCAGGCCTGGTGCATTTCCCCGCACAGTTGGGTGGAATGGACCGTTCTTCCGTTGCACAAGAATGATGCTGGAGAAGGAGATGTAGCCAAACCGCCCATTCACCTCACAACTTTGGAAGCCTGCGCATCCGACGGAAAATCTTCCGTGTGCCATGAGACGTATATTTCTCATTATAAGTCGTCTCGCGATGTCACCCGGAGCTTTTGCTCCCGATGTGGGACAACCCTGACTTATTATTTCGAAAGACCGGCGTCATCGCCTATTTCACCACTGATCGATATAACCATGGGCAGTCTGGATGAGGAGAGTCTCGAAAAGATTCATCCTGAACGCCAGGTGTGGTGGGATTCTGGGATTGGGTGGATGAAGGGAATTATGACGTGGGGAGATGGGGGGGTAATGAGACATGCAAAGGGGACATTGACGGATGAAATAGCGTCAGGCTGATGGCAGCTGGAGCACTTGGATGTCGGTTACCTTGTTAAGCAATGCAACTGTGACGTTCGATGTACGTGATAGAGCGCAAATGGCCCGTATGCCTTTAAGCGACCTCCCTGGTGGGTCGGATTTTGAATTAGCTATGCAAGGTCGGGCCGAGCTCTGGGCAGCAGTTTCTTGCTCGCAGCGTACGAAACCCAGCCACGTTAAAGCCACATCCTAATCAGACAGATTAGTCAACTAGTTAGTTGAACTATTCCTAAACAGGTTAGCCAAATTCCTCGACATTGGTCGCAGTGGCTTGCTCAAAGTCAAAGTAACTTCGCGAGGTCTCTCAGACGATAAATTGAGAGTGAGCAATTGAACTGAACAAGAAGTAGCTTAATGAGCATGGAACGTTGAGATTACTGGTTTTATGGTGCGTTCGAAGATAGCGATTCCCACTCTCTGAAATATCATTGCAGATCGATCAGGAATCGCAGAACCCGGTGCCTGGGTTTGGGCCGCATACCAAGAGATGTCCACGCAGCGGCTGCGACCGTCAGGGCTATTTTCATTATGGAAAAGCCCGCGACGGAATTCTATGGCTATCTACTCAATACCTCGCGGGTTTACGGAAATGCGCCAAACCTCACCGCCCACAGGATCCTCCATACACCACGAAACCGCATCCAGAAACGAAAGGAGCCGAGACACCGCCGGCGTCAATGACCAGAAAGATGAACCGAAGATGGGTTATGACCCCGAGCGCATGACGCGGGAGCGGTCCGAACTATTCGAACTCTTTTCGCTGTCCAGGATTCCTGATCCACGCACGGACCTAGGTGTCAAGATTGATGAACTGGGCCAATTGCAGATCACAGATCCTGTTGAGAGTCGACGAAAACATAAAACTGCCTTGGTACTGTCCGCTGTGCCGATTTCTCTGGTTGAACGTGATTTCAGGCGGCTCCTTGACCCGGGAAAACATATTGAAGGGTGGACAAGCGGTGGCGGACTGGAAGAAAGTGAGGAATACCACCTTTTGCGTAATTGACTTTACCTGCTGAACGATTTATACAGTCATCCCAGCACGAGACCCTCAAACACTCCGTCGTAAACACGGTTGGATTCTTATCTTTGCAACTCCTGCCGCAGCACAAGAATACCAGGCTCGCATTCACAATCTGCGAGTCCTCCTTCGCCATCATCTACCGATAACGTCTGAATCAAAACTACAACTCCCGCCGGCCTATACTGTTCACGGCTCTCGCGGCTTCACACTTCAAGACTACACAATCAGTAGCCCTTGGCAATACCCATCAGTGCTCGCTTACCTTGCGCCATTCAGCGGCCATTTACAAGAAGTCATTAAGACACACAACAACATCCTCGCccaaaagcaaaaggaacGCCGAACATACCCCGTCCAAATATCCCTCGACACCCGCCAGATACCCAATATATCCACACGGCATATCGTCTCCTTCGTTCACTGGGATGCTGAAAATCGCAGAGTACCGTGGCGCCTCGCTGAAACGCTGAGGCCTATCTCCCCTCTAACGAACGATACGCCGCATAGGATCTTGGATTCTGAAGAAGACGCCAAGATTCTGAATGGAATAGGCAACTGGCGCATTTTGTTTGAGAACTCGTCGGAAGCAAGAAGATTTGTGCGGACCTGGCACCGGAGGCCGTTGCCGAAATTTACGGGATTACCGAACTGCGACCCTCCGCCACTGCTGCATGTTGAGTGTTTGTTCCGGGATGGGTATTGACAAATATAGCAATATCATACTCCTGCACATTGCCATCCTTATTTATATGTGGATGTCCCAGATACAATTGTCAGACAGCTCCGATTGATATCCCTACTTCaaaatgtacggagtagcgtATCTGTAATATGTAAGGTAAGGTACCCTATACTCTCTGGTGAGACATGCTTAAATTCATACTTGTTCACCTTCCTGTTGGAGGCTTACAGGCCGTTTGCAATGATCATTATGGATGTTTTGCTTAATTATGTTCTGGCATATCAGCAGGGCACACTTCCTCCCAGCCCTTTAGAGGTGACCAAGGGCGACACAAACGGCCCAATTTCTGGACAGCTAGGTCTGTTACATGAAGATATAGGGGATGATCGGAGCTTCAGAAACCGCCGGGCACTTGCCGTAGAGGACATCTTTCTAGAATCTAGCAGAGTAACatcgccaaaaaaaaaaaaaaagaaaaagaaatgaagcTATCCAAACCAAACTGTGGCCTAAGCAACTCAACAATGCTAAACTTCATCCTTGAAAACATATGGCCTGTCCGGATGCCATAACATCTCCATATACGGCGTGAACGAAGACGCCGTATGAGCATATTCAGTTTCAAACTGGGGTTGATAATCCCAGTTTACCCATTCCTTGAACTTGGCCAGCGGACATGATACCTCGTGTGACCGGAGCAATGGCGATATATAGGTTCCAGGTAGGCCTGGCTTGCAGTGCTGAGAAACCTTATTCCACTCAAAGTCCAGAAGGACGATCCTCCTGATccggcttttttttttttttttttttttttttttttcttttttttttttttttttgcttatCCCGCTCCACCACAACATTCCTTGGATGTAAATCAACAAGCCAGACCCACATCGCGGGCATACATAATTGATTCCTCATCGAATAATATGTTTCGGAATGAGTTTCCTCTCCCACTGAGAAATCCTGTTGTTGACGCTCATGCGTGGAGGGTCCAGGAGCCAACTCAATCAGGTCCCCGTTCTCAACAGATAGCTCAAGAGAGTGTGAGCCATAGTAAGTGGTAATCACTTTTCCCTTGGAGATCAGAGGGGTTGCTTTATGAGACTGTCTCGCACAAATAATCATGGTTTACGCGGAGAAAAGGGTCTGCATCATCCACACTATAGTTGACATACAGAGGGCCATACAACCTAGCAATTGCCATGCTGCCACCCTAGGACGATTTGGGCTACTGGGGCAAGCACAATAATATTTATAGCAACAACCTGGGAGTTGTggttctctctctccccctctcTCTTATGCTGAGTGCTATCCTAAAAGCGACTTTGCAGTCCGCAACAATGCCACCTTGTCAGTGGTGCAGGCAACACCGCATTGGAAATTTAGTCACACATTCAATTTTAGTCTCCTCAGGAAGCTTACAGAACTCTTTGCGAGAGGCTGGGGGTGGCGGACTGTGTGAACGGGTAGTAAAGCAACGACCATCCACATAGGGCATCAGCGGCAGAGGGTTGTGAAACCCAAAAAATTCCAGTCTCGATAGCCTCGTAATACGGCATTGTATGATGGACTCGCCATAAACGATTGGCAGCCGCAGAGCCGTTACTTCGAAGATTTAAACCTTCTTTGCCTTTGTTGGTGAATTAATGAGAGTGTAATAAAATCAACGGCGAAAGAGAACAACGTGTGGTCTGGATGGTTGAGACGCTTGCTGAGGAACCCCGATCCATGGACAGGGCTCGAGGCTCTGGTGGGCGTGGATACCCGCCGAGGATTGCGGGAAATTGTCCCGGactgataagataagataactTAAAAGGCGTCCCGAGAGGGATCATCAAATCAGCCacgaagtacggagtactccgtactccgtgtatgtatgtatatgcACGCAGATCAGTTACGTGTTCTGAATATGGGGAGAACATGAGCGGAACAGGTACAAGAAGGATGCTGGTGGTATTCAGGTGGCTGTAGTCTCTGCGGGCCGGCTTAACCTAAATCCTGGTCACGATGCCCTTCCAAGTGTATGCCTGTACTCGTACCTAAGAAATCGGATGGACTCTATGAGAGTATCACCTACTTGCCCTGACATTATAGCCTAAATCCCCTGCCTATAAGGCCTTAAAACACCGCCGTAATATCGAAGACTCCCCTTCTATTAGTTTTTAGGAATATAGACTCATAATCTGGCCAGGACATAGGGGTTTCGAGACTTCTCCCTCCTGATCGTTGGAAGCACTGATACTGCTGCAACTGCGCTACATATATAGGAAGATCACCCTCGCTGCCCATCCATCAAGTGTGAGTAGCCTGCAAGCAAGTCCCCCTTCCCCGTGTTATATAGCGGCCATTAAGGTGACGGAACAACCTATTCTACTCCTTGGGCTATCGTCTTGTTGATCATAATAGAGTGTATGTATGTTtatacatacggagtatattaAAAAGGCCTTTGGCTGGGGGCACGAATAATGAAGTCAATTGAGTTTAAATTCTTCAGGTGTAAGACTCGTGAAAATGCAGACCAACACAGAACTGCTCCTGGGCACAGACTACCGAGGATGGTACCACTGCCATGTTTAGAACCAATTCCATAAACACATTAAGTTAAAATATCTGTAATGAAAAGGACTCTTCACCCTCCTCGTGACCCTTGTGTGCCATCCAAAAGAACAGGTCCTGATTCAAGGCCACACAGGTACTCTTAACATTTGCCTGACATAACATTGGAAGCAGTAATCTATCCCGATCAGGGTAAAGCAGCAAACATCCATACCTAAGAGACACATCCTTGGAACATCATAGATAAAAAACAAATAACGAAGGGGACAGAATGAAGCGGCAAATGACacaaaaaaagtaaaaaaaaaaggcggGCAACCTGATCAACCTGACACAGGGCATAAAGTCTTGTCTCTTCAGGGGTAATCATACGcgataaaaagaagaaggataTAAAATTATACAGACAAATCATCTGCGAGGAAGGAACTGACATCAAATGCTCTCTCAACCCTCCCTCTAGCACCCAACCCATTTAACAGCACTTGTTCGCGAGCCCTGTCCCGGACCCCGTGCCTTGATCTATACTGACGTTATGTGAAGCAGACTGCTCAGCCTTCGATGTATCCATGACCTTCTTTATCTCCGAAGCGAGGGTGTAAAATGCTTTGTCGACGTTGATGTTATTCTTCGCGGAAACTTCCAAAAAGGGGATGCCTAGCTCATCAGCCAGCTGCTGGCCTTGCTCGGTAGATACGGCTCGTTTCTCTTCCCAGTCACACTTGTTTCCAATCAACATCTTGTGTACGCCCTCGGAAGCGTGTTGCTCAACGTTGGAGAACCATGTTCGAATATCTATAGCAACAAAGAGATTAGAAACTCAGATCCGACGGTCGAGGAAAGAAAAGTCGGAGAGTCACGACTCACTGTTAAAAGATCTTTCATCTGTAACATCGTAAACAAGCAATATACCCATCGCACCGCGATAATAAGCCGTTGTGATTGTCCGGAATCTCTCTTGACCCGCTGTATCCCATATTTGGAGTTTCACTCGCTTGCCTCCCAGGTCTATGGTGCGAATCTTGAAGTCGATACCAATAGTG includes:
- a CDS encoding uncharacterized protein (EggNog:ENOG410PW2N~COG:G) is translated as MKTGVTEALEKVPMHLETTLSCVPHFAIFSDFEEDISGVQTYDVLRTVSKDVKRFNPDFELYNRIKKLGRDGLRPSDLMMDDVSGPSGKPNNPGWKLDKWKFIPMIDEALEVRPDAKWFVFMEADTYIVWQNLLAWLERFDPSKPYYLGTEMLLGNILFGYGGSGFVISNSAMEKFSQYRASRATQLEDYTAHQWAGDGILGKAMADAGIPLTKSWPMLQTARVWDLNHFAEPWCYPVVSYHHMTPSDVEIMWRFSQQWFKNVSLDVLKYAYTMLSRG
- a CDS encoding uncharacterized protein (EggNog:ENOG410Q5IK~COG:S~BUSCO:12922at33183), giving the protein MAYAPSEPFILTGGCFCKAIRYTINVPQREDRPILPGAVDTRLPPLPGQHKHDDDRRSQPRVPTTFPLIGFDHCSDCRHAAGTVVQAWCISPHSWVEWTVLPLHKNDAGEGDVAKPPIHLTTLEACASDGKSSVCHETYISHYKSSRDVTRSFCSRCGTTLTYYFERPASSPISPLIDITMGSLDEESLEKIHPERQVWWDSGIGWMKGIMTWGDGGVMRHAKGTLTDEIASG
- a CDS encoding uncharacterized protein (EggNog:ENOG410PSJ6~BUSCO:8831at33183), which encodes MSTQRLRPSGLFSLWKSPRRNSMAIYSIPRGFTEMRQTSPPTGSSIHHETASRNERSRDTAGVNDQKDEPKMGYDPERMTRERSELFELFSLSRIPDPRTDLGVKIDELGQLQITDPVESRRKHKTALVLSAVPISLVERDFRRLLDPGKHIEGWTSGGGLEEIIPARDPQTLRRKHGWILIFATPAAAQEYQARIHNLRVLLRHHLPITSESKLQLPPAYTVHGSRGFTLQDYTISSPWQYPSVLAYLAPFSGHLQEVIKTHNNILAQKQKERRTYPVQISLDTRQIPNISTRHIVSFVHWDAENRRVPWRLAETLRPISPLTNDTPHRILDSEEDAKILNGIGNWRILFENSSEARRFVRTWHRRPLPKFTGLPNCDPPPLLHVECLFRDGY
- the SEC4 gene encoding GTP-binding protein (EggNog:ENOG410PFGW~COG:U~BUSCO:13141at33183), with translation MAGTRNYDFLIKLLLIGDSGVGKSCCLLRFSEDSFTPSFITTIGIDFKIRTIDLGGKRVKLQIWDTAGQERFRTITTAYYRGAMGILLVYDVTDERSFNNIRTWFSNVEQHASEGVHKMLIGNKCDWEEKRAVSTEQGQQLADELGIPFLEVSAKNNINVDKAFYTLASEIKKVMDTSKAEQSASHNVSIDQGTGSGTGLANKCC